In Tachypleus tridentatus isolate NWPU-2018 chromosome 7, ASM421037v1, whole genome shotgun sequence, a genomic segment contains:
- the LOC143254900 gene encoding NFX1-type zinc finger-containing protein 1-like, with protein MNEQRLHGKVLKKNQKTYYGLIRPKGTLPLNFMNKDVHFHYSCVEGDSSIEVEDEVLFTLEPTSLLNPTALVVWKEGCGKCRDKMESAQSSGVNPLCLNFSHHTENQRKDRKEEIITEDSKTLQNLKHTATNRKEFKLFGRVVKVIHNKRFGFIKPQEILPEYTQKDVHFNFSVIQPSCNVKEGDHVFFTLDPASSTKPTALTVWKDEQPQTCRKIGREKMSRSNSISSSCPENSLEGNEKPGTCNEGSVTYNYQQFQFQMKGSVKILKSENIGFLKVLGESGKRVNNDVYFVPAKVLSTFIPLEVGDIVEFSLNDKNVEKPSAFQVRLTHCKMRSVEVIEHYLKRIYTFLLSGPEEEQNDIPTDIINILYALPVWKCIGNCKNMSFDMIKMLIRTLCALKSQTPSYSGLFKSVLQTLGETEFLNLWKGNLKWFIDNLSSETTWENLLDLQQFLVMLVQNVPEKSQAVVNSLKPLLQKSEHPVQKLLYALLKEMIKSSNGNVDDMEWNELPLIPPTSELFSGPLETYSNLRRVNTERPYSSSEDYMDIYFRLLRADCFDALKKGITNFLSGTLDVRDMKVYYDVYLVGLQVTSQGLAVALKLKPLQPVKNWNICSNLMFGNLLCISPSGSFKDCIWATVTDRELLITHQIIVAELCSDCNSVSDSEAVLILQNCSKCTIMAESPTYYKAYQPVLKALQKMNPETLPFCTELVETKISSPPSYIKHDMYTLQNIKIFIKNICLDKSQEEAVVQTMSNRVAIIQGPPGTGKSFVGIKLVQLILSCKAKPSGPILVLTYKNHILDEFLKDLIINGIDNIVRVGGRSDEKELHNVNLNEVRKSSRMTTVLFNERKKLQSKIKAMKSSIDESFNNLLKSRYFSVEVFLKHISTQQAKLFLSNVFRTPENQKKSKQNQNVLKGIDNILNFEDEQCKYALATTPELVSAVHRWCPAVSVFNKVKTKWCKHFGFQEYKANNVRQFGSDNVFDEKDIEDEMKERIASTYQKNPILKKELLKTLTLDYNKMDEKNERLCLFPETKYISSHISFANIIFVEDLWCLTVEERVKFIQAILLKEYEDASTGFQKLLQEYQQLCKEKTEIECQHNINVLKFKSVIGMTITGASIHNDLLVNLKPSVILVEEAAEVLEPQLIAVLGEWVQHLILIGDHKQLKPPVESYTLAKEFGLNLSMMERLINNNLLYVTLKIQNRMRPEIADLLLDIYPQLQSNLARVCNNKAPNCIKKSVFFWDHDNPENKGRSYSNDEEADRCVRLALFLVQQGYNPSQITVLGAYQGQVSLIRKKLQVAQFLDERQNNESELGKENSRIGVHTIDLYQGDENDIVIVSLVRSSEQSNIGFLKDINRRCVAQSRAKCGLYFIGNSTTFSTCFHWKTLIKKMRESGCVDTVFPLHCPDHKCSTIKAKCASDITLGSFCMSLCLQIMPCNNHRCLQLCQPKHQHDKCKKKVSVKLACGHTVKKECYISDTPHTCQQEVSFVFELCHHRGVRQCFEKIENVRCKEPCPKLLPCKHSCSLECGQECNPNYCEDCDRIKLEEEERRRKMEQRIREMEKKEVECQLRKLRQETLEYYRIELKPEGDTASEYFDVEDRVKLYIQPEHKWFPVVKKIEKCFNLKLKKAWLETKLKMQDPSRNELKFHGTSADAVESIVKDGFQIPRSKDHMYGPGIYFASNSSKSAQIIYTKGSNTLLLCEVLLGKSWTVNSAQKDMTLQKLKTRGYDSLYAQRGTKTSGGVLNDEYVIYNPHQALPKYIISYETVDPESLPLQGSLERAAMKKTKPDIVHHKIKPKRSVNFNDPLDIHFRIAESQFLRLLSKCRDLQNKLIISSVDYYINPSLVCAFNKEKENILKKRGSAEEILAFHGTPSDNIKGIVINNFKLEKLGANTRSAGKYGAGIYLSEFPSTSLNYGPSLLLCKVLPGLSYKCSNTMVGASLKSGYDSHIDETDENGRGTEIVIFNPNQILPCYVINLELKK; from the exons ATGAATGAACAAAGGCTTCATGGCAAAGTATTAAAAAAGAATCAAAAGACATACTATGGCCTTATTAGACCAAAAGGAACACTTCCACTTAATTTTATGAACAAAGATGTGCATTTTCATTATAGCTGTGTTGAAGGTGATAGTAGTATAGAAGTGGAAGATGAGGTCTTGTTTACATTAGAACCAACATCTTTATTGAATCCAACTGCCTTGGTTGTATGGAAGGAAGGATGTGGAAAATGTAGGGACAAAATGGAAAGTGCTCAGTCAAGTGGGGTTAATCCATTGTGCCTTAACTTCAGTCATCATACAGAGAATCAGAGGAAGGACAGAAAAGAAGAGATCATAACTGAAGACTCAAAGACATTGC aGAATCTTAAGCATACAGCAACCAATAGGAAAGAGTTCAAGCTATTTGGTCGGGTTGTCAAAGTGATTCATAACAAACGTTTTGGTTTTATCAAACCACAAGAAATACTTCCTGAGTACACACAAAAAGACGTGCATTTTAATTTCAGTGTTATACAACCTTCTTGTAATGTAAAAGAAGGGGATCACGTGTTTTTCACATTGGATCCTGCATCTTCAACAAAACCAACAGCTTTAACAGTATGGAAAGATGAACAACCTCAGACGTGTAGGAAAATAGGGAGAGAAAAAATGTCTCGATCAAATAGCATCTCTTCTTCCTGCCCAGAAAACTCTTTAGAAGGCAACGAAAAGCCAGGAACTTGTAATGAAGGAAGTGTTACTTATAACTATCAGCAGTTTCAGTTCCAAATGAAGGGAAGTGTAAAAATTTTAAAGTCTGAAAATATCGGTTTTTTAAAAGTTCTTGGAGAGTCTGGAAAAAGAGTTAATaatgatgtttattttgttcCAGCCAAAGTACTTTCTACTTTTATTCCACTTGAAGTTGGTGATATAGTAGAATTTAGTCTGAATGACAAAAATGTGGAAAAACCATCTGCTTTTCAAGTCAGATTGACTCACTGTAAAATGAGATCTGTAGAGGTTATTGAGCATTACTTGAAGCgtatatacacatttttattatcaGGTCCAGAGGAagaacaaaatgatataccaacTGATATTATTAACATTCTGTATGCTTTACCTGTTTGGAAATGTATAggtaattgtaaaaatatgtcatttgatatGATTAAAATGCTAATAAGAACACTTTGTGCTTTAAAATCACAAACTCCTAGCTACAGTGgattatttaaaagtgttttacaaaCATTAGGGGAAACGGAGTTTCTGAACCTATGGAAAGGTAACCTAAAATGGTTCATAGACAACTTGTCTTCAGAAACTACATGGGAGAACTTGCTAGACCTTCAACAGTTTCTTGTGATGTTGGTTCAAAATGTGCCTGAGAAAAGTCAAGCAGTTGTCAATTCTTTAAAGCCACTTCTTCAAAAGAGTGAACACCCTGTCCAGAAATTACTGTATGCATTATTGAAAGAAATGATCAAATCCTCAAACGGAAATGTTGATGATATGGAATGGAATGAACTTCCTCTTATACCACCAACGTCTGAACTTTTTTCTGGTCCTCTAGAGACTTATAGTAACCTACGCAGAGTAAATACAGAAAGACCATATTCATCTTCTGAAGATTATATGGATATCTACTTCCGTTTGCTAAGAGCAGACTGTTTTGATGCCTTGAAAAAAGGAATAACAAATTTTCTTTCTGGGACTCTAGATGTAAGAGACATGAAGGTTTATTATGATGTGTATCTTGTGGGACTGCAGGTTACAAGTCAGGGCCTAGCTGTTGCACTAAAACTGAAACCACTGCAACCTGTTAAAAATTGGAATATTTGTTCTAATTTAATGTTTGGAAATTTGTTATGTATTTCACCTTCAGGCTCATTTAAAGACTGTATCTGGGCTACTGTTACAGACAGGGAACTCCTTATAACACATCAAATTATAGTTGCAGAACTATGCTCAGATTGCAACTCAGTCTCTGACTCAGAAGCTGTCTTAATACTACAGAATTGCAGCAAGTGCACAATAATGGCAGAATCTCCCACATACTACAAAGCGTATCAACCAGTTCTGAAAGCTTTACAAAAGATGAACCCAGAGACATTGCCATTTTGCACAGAACTTGTTGAGACTAAGATATCAAGCCCTCCAAGTTACATAAAACATGATATGTACACAttacaaaacatcaaaatatttattaaaaacatttgtctAGACAAAAGCCAAGAAGAGGCAGTTGTACAAACAATGAGCAATAGAGTAGCAATTATACAAGGACCACCTGGTACAGGGAAGAGCTTTGTAGGAATAAAACTTGTGCAGTTAATACTTTCTTGTAAAGCCAAACCAAGTGGGCCAATActtgttttaacatataaaaaccaTATTCTGGATGAGTTCTTAAAAGATCTAATAATTAATGGCATTGATAATATTGTTAGGGTGGGTGGAAGATCAGATGAAAAAGAGCTGCATAATGTGAACCTAAATGAAGTGAGGAAGTCATCGAGAATGACCACTGTTTTGTTTAATGAGAGAAAAAAACTTCAATCGAAGATTAAGGCCATGAAATCTAGTATTGACGaatcttttaataatttattaaaatcaagGTACTTCAGTGTAGAAGTGTTCTTAAAGCACATCTCTACACAACAAgcaaaactatttttatcaaatgttttcagAACTCCTGAGAATCAAAAGAAGTCTAAGCAAAACCAGAATGTTCTTAAAGGAATTGATAATATTCTGAACTTTGAAGATGAACAATGTAAATATGCATTAGCTACAACTCCTGAATTAGTGTCAGCAGTCCATCGCTGGTGCCCAGCTGTTTCTGTCTTTAATAAGGTCAAAACTAAATGGTGTAAACACTTTGGTTTTCAAGAATACAAAGCCAATAATGTCAGGCAGTTTGGCAGTGATAACGTATTTGACGAGAAAGATATTGAAGATGAAATGAAAGAAAGAATTGCATCAACTTATCAAAAGAATCCCATTTTGAAGAAAGAATTGCTGAAAACTTTGACTTTAgattataataaaatggatgaaaaaaatgaaagattgTGTTTGTTtcctgaaacaaaatatatttctagcCATATTTCATTTGCCAACATTATATTTGTAGAAGACTTATGGTGCCTCACAGTTGAAGAAAGAGTCAAGTTCATCCAAGCTATTTTGTTGAAAGAATATGAAGATGCCAGTACTGGTTTCCAAAAACTTCTACAAGAATATCAAcaattatgtaaagaaaaaacagaaattgAATGTCAACACAATatcaatgttttgaaatttaaatctgTTATTGGAATGACAATAACTGGGGCAAGTATACATAATGATTTGTTAGTAAATCTTAAACCATCAGTCATTTTGGTGGAAGAAGCTGCAGAGGTTTTGGAACCACAGTTGATTGCTGTTCTTGGTGAATGGGTACAACACCTGATTCTAATTGGAGACCATAAACAACTCAAGCCACCTGTTGAAAGCTACACTCTTGCTAAAGAGTTTGGTCTAAATCTGTCTATGATGGAAAGACTTATCAATAACAATTTGCTCTATGTTActctaaaaatacaaaacagaatgAGACCAGAAATTGCTGATTTACTTCTAGATATCTATCCACAACTCCAGAGTAATCTTGCTCGTGTTTGCAACAACAAAGCTCCAAACTGCATAAAAAAGTCTGTGTTTTTCTGGGACCATGACAATCCTGAAAACAAGGGAAGAAGCTATTCTAATGATGAAGAAGCTGACAGATGTGTACGCTTAGCATTATTTCTTGTTCAGCAAGGATATAATCCTAGTCAGATAACAGTGCTTGGAGCATATCAGGGTCAAGTTTCACTAATTAGGAAGAAACTTCAGGTGGCACAATTCCTTGATGAAAGACAAAATAATGAAAGTGAATTAGGGAAAGAAAACAGCAGAATTGGTGTTCACACAATTGATCTCTATCAAGGAGATGAAAATGATATAGTGATTGTTTCACTTGTGAGGTCAAGTGAACAAAGCAACATAGGTTTTTTGAAAGATATTAATCGTAGATGTGTAGCTCAGTCTCGAGCAAAATGTGGCTTGTATTTTATTGGTAACAGCACAACTTTTTCCACTTGTTTCCATtggaaaacattaataaaaaaaatgagagaGTCTGGATGTGTTGACACTGTCTTTCCCCTTCACTGTCCTGATCATAAATGTTCCACTATAAAGGCAAAATGTGCAAGTGATATAACTTTGGGATCTTTTTGCATGTCCCTTTGTTTACAAATAATGCCATGTAATAATCATCGCTGCCTTCAGCTATGTCAGCCTAAACATCAGcatgataaatgtaaaaaaaaggttTCTGTGAAATTAGCCTGTGGTCACACAGTAAAGAAAGAGTGCTACATTTCAGATACACCACATACTTGTCAGCAAGAAGTTTCTTTTGTATTTGAGCTCTGTCATCATCGAGGTGTAAGACAGTGCtttgaaaaaatagaaaatgttagATGTAAAGAACCTTGCCCAAAATTGCTGCCTTGTAAACATTCTTGCAGTCTAGAATGTGGCCAAGAGTGCAACCCAAATTACTGTGAAGACTGTGATCGTATTAAGCTAGAAGAAGAAGAAAGGCGGCGTAAAATGGAACAAAGAATTcgagaaatggaaaaaaaagaagTAGAATGCCAGCTTAGAAAGCTAAGACAAGAAACATTAGAATATTACAGAATTGAATTAAAACCAGAGGGAGATACTGCATCTGAATATTTTGATGTTGAAGATCGTGTCAAACTATACATTCAGCCAGAGCACAAGTGGTTCCCTGtggtgaaaaaaattgaaaaatgctTTAACCTGAAATTGAAAAAAGCTTGgctagaaacaaaactgaaaatgcaAGATCCCAGTCGAAATGAGCTAAAGTTTCATGGAACCAGTGCTGATGCTGTAGAATCTATCGTAAAGGACGGATTCCAAATCCCTAGATCAAAAGACCATATGTATGGTCCAGGTATATACTTTGCCAGTAACTCCTCAAAAAGTGCCCAAATTATATACACAAAAGGTTCAAACACACTCTTATTATGTGAAGTTCTATTAGGAAAGTCTTGGACTGTAAATTCTGCTCAGAAAGATATGACCTTACAGAAACTGAAAACAAGAGGTTACGATTCTCTTTATGCACAACGTGGAACAAAAACATCTGGTGGTGTTTTGAATGATGAGTATGTCATTTACAATCCTCACCAAGCTTTGCCTAAGTACATaatttcttatgaaacagttgATCCGGAATCACTTCCACTTCAAGGTTCTTTGGAAAGAGCTGCCATGAAGAAGACCAAGCCTGATATTGTACATcacaaaataaaacctaaacGCAGCGTAAATTTTAATGACCCTTTAGACATTCATTTTCGAATAGCTGAGTCACAATTTCTGAGATTGCTCTCAAAATGCAGGgatctacaaaataaattaattatatccTCAGTTGATTACTATATTAATCCATCACTGGTTTGcgcttttaataaagaaaaagaaaatatactgaaaaaacGTGGATCAGCAGAAGAAATACTTGCTTTTCATGGAACACCAAGTGATAATATAAAAGGAATTGTGATAAACAACTTTAAACTTGAGAAACTTGGTGCTAATACAAGAAGTGCAGGTAAATACGGAGCAGGAATTTATTTATCCGAGTTTCCTAGTACAAGCTTAAATTATGGCCCAAGTCTCTTGCTGTGTAAAGTTCTTCCTGGGTTATCCTACAAGTGTAGTAACACAATGGTTGGTGCTTCTCTGAAATCTGGATATGACTCCCACATTGATGAAACAGACGAAAATGGCAGAGGAACagaaatagttatatttaatCCTAATCAAATATTACCATGCTATGTAATCAACCTTgaattgaaaaaataa